Proteins encoded by one window of Culicoides brevitarsis isolate CSIRO-B50_1 chromosome 2, AGI_CSIRO_Cbre_v1, whole genome shotgun sequence:
- the LOC134830226 gene encoding basigin-like has protein sequence MTNFRGVLFLTIVSLSLVWGLELTGDADENGYKVYNIKGQLHMKCTADEVVDIVWFKNDSEIKSDDHYEISQTKDKKHSKTTSDLHIKKALNDDTGDYSCRVVKENKMAKFMAVANVAVKLPANFAVVEGEKLRLHCIAVGYKPVINWILPDNVTIEDGSIDSQDSRITVEGEGDIEGNVLIIDPAEKRDRGEYICEGRSKDEILFRESAKGNKMTTKSFVRVKDKLAALFPFIGIVTEVVLLCAIILFYEKRNSKPMEMDDSDNEQSPEQKKGDVRHRK, from the coding sequence atgacaaaTTTCCGTGGTGTCCTATTTCTCACAATTGTGAGTCTCTCGCTAGTCTGGGGGCTCGAATTGACTGGCGACGCCGACGAAAATGGCTACAAAGTGTACAACATCAAGGGGCAACTTCACATGAAATGCACCGCTGACGAAGTAGTTGACATCGTTTGGTTCAAAAATGACTCGGAGATCAAGTCGGATGACCACTACGAGATTTCGCAAACGAAAGACAAGAAACACTCAAAGACCACAAGTGACTTGCACATCAAGAAGGCATTGAACGACGATACGGGCGATTATTCGTGTCGCGTcgtcaaagaaaataaaatggcaaaattCATGGCAGTGGCGAATGTTGCTGTGAAACTTCCCGCCAACTTTGCCGTTGTCGAGGGAGAAAAACTTCGTTTGCACTGCATCGCAGTCGGCTACAAACCCGTCATTAACTGGATTTTGCCGGATAACGTGACAATCGAAGATGGTTCCATCGATTCGCAAGACTCCCGTATCACTGTCGAGGGCGAAGGCGACATCGAAGGCAACGTGCTCATCATTGATCCCGCGGAGAAACGCGATCGCGGCGAATACATTTGCGAAGGTCGCAGTAAAGACGAAATTTTGTTCCGCGAATCCGCGAAAGGCAACAAAATGACGACAAAAAGCTTCGTTCGTGTCAAGGACAAACTCGCAGCTCTGTTCCCCTTCATCGGAATCGTAACGGAAGTCGTTCTCCTCTGTGCCATCATCTTGTTCTACGAAAAGCGCA